The following proteins are encoded in a genomic region of Fervidobacterium pennivorans DSM 9078:
- a CDS encoding FGGY-family carbohydrate kinase, giving the protein MSILAIDCGTQSLRAIIFSEKGEVLAAEKVDFEPYYSRNIGWAEQSPEVYWESLAKATKQLKEKFRNIFNSIEAVTLTTQRATIVVVDQDGNPLRDAFIWLDEREAVGKPKLYFHEKLAFWLIKKLPTAEMAYRRSKANWIKQFEPQIWSKIHKYLLLSGYLTYKLVGKYIDSTASQVGYIPFDYKYKCWIKSPYHYKWRLFGVEREKLPNLVNPGEILGYITKTAAQFTGLKEGIPVIAAGSDKQCETLGVGCLSPNVESISLGTTATIQTTTTKYVEVIPFIPPYPSILPNAYNPEIGISRGFWLVTWFKKEFAHSEIREAEELNTFPEKILDKYLREIPDGSDGLIIQPTWTAGPERPFSRGAIIGFSDRHTRLHVYKAIIEGIAYALLEGKKNIERKTGVRMEKIGLSGGGSKSDEVCQITTNILGVPTYKVQTNETASLGAAIVGYVGIGKYKTFEEAVQNMVRIEKIFYPDVHKNKLYMEYFDRVYSKIWKRMEKLYHELGKITVKTSSAQPEL; this is encoded by the coding sequence ATGAGCATTCTTGCCATCGATTGTGGTACGCAAAGTTTAAGAGCAATCATTTTTTCAGAAAAAGGCGAAGTTTTAGCAGCTGAAAAAGTTGACTTTGAACCATACTATTCACGCAATATCGGCTGGGCAGAGCAATCTCCCGAAGTTTATTGGGAAAGCTTAGCGAAAGCTACGAAACAACTAAAAGAAAAATTTCGGAATATATTTAATTCAATAGAGGCTGTGACACTAACTACGCAAAGAGCGACAATAGTTGTTGTTGACCAAGATGGTAATCCTTTAAGAGATGCTTTCATTTGGCTTGATGAACGGGAAGCTGTAGGAAAACCAAAACTTTATTTTCATGAGAAGTTAGCTTTTTGGCTTATCAAAAAACTTCCCACAGCTGAAATGGCATACAGAAGAAGCAAGGCCAATTGGATAAAACAATTCGAACCTCAGATTTGGAGTAAAATCCACAAATATCTACTGCTTTCCGGATATCTAACTTACAAACTTGTGGGTAAATACATAGACTCAACGGCTTCTCAAGTTGGATACATTCCATTCGATTACAAATACAAATGTTGGATTAAAAGTCCATATCACTATAAGTGGAGACTTTTTGGTGTAGAAAGAGAAAAACTCCCCAACCTTGTTAATCCAGGCGAAATCTTAGGTTATATCACAAAAACTGCGGCACAATTCACGGGATTGAAAGAAGGAATACCGGTCATTGCTGCAGGCTCGGATAAGCAATGTGAGACTCTTGGAGTTGGTTGTCTTTCACCAAACGTTGAAAGTATAAGTCTAGGAACAACGGCAACAATTCAAACAACTACAACAAAATACGTTGAAGTAATACCGTTTATTCCACCATACCCATCTATACTACCAAATGCCTATAACCCAGAAATCGGAATATCCAGAGGCTTTTGGTTGGTTACCTGGTTCAAAAAAGAATTTGCACACAGTGAAATCAGAGAAGCCGAGGAGCTTAATACATTCCCGGAGAAAATACTTGACAAATACCTGCGCGAGATTCCTGATGGAAGCGACGGATTAATTATACAGCCCACGTGGACAGCAGGACCCGAACGCCCCTTTTCAAGAGGAGCGATTATAGGATTTTCAGACAGACATACTCGGTTGCATGTCTATAAAGCGATTATCGAAGGTATCGCTTACGCTTTGCTTGAAGGGAAAAAGAACATAGAAAGAAAAACCGGTGTTCGAATGGAAAAAATAGGTCTTTCAGGTGGAGGTTCAAAAAGTGACGAGGTATGTCAAATAACTACTAATATCCTAGGTGTTCCAACATATAAAGTACAGACGAACGAAACAGCATCACTTGGTGCCGCTATAGTGGGATACGTTGGTATAGGAAAATACAAAACTTTTGAGGAAGCTGTTCAAAACATGGTTAGAATCGAAAAAATCTTCTATCCAGATGTTCATAAAAACAAACTCTACATGGAATACTTCGACAGGGTGTATTCTAAAATCTGGAAACGCATGGAAAAATTATATCATGAGCTTGGGAAAATAACTGTCAAAACATCTTCTGCACAACCAGAACTTTGA
- a CDS encoding S8 family peptidase — MKKFVLLTAVFALLLVTFSCTNSLEPRFEPRAQGEFEVSEKLGVSGTEEDYVPGEYVVQFEPREDAVKALSSVGAEVVRAYSFSDVQIVTVRTEKPELLNSLPGVKSVDKNYIYRALATPNDTYYRYQWHYNNIKLPQAWDIMKSANIVVAVIDTGVSFTHPDLQGIFVQGYDFVDGDYDPTDPAQDVSHGTHCIGTIAAVTNNSLGVAGVNWGGYGIKIMPIRVLGADGSGTLDNVAAGIRWAVDNGAKIVSMSLGGSGAQVLMDAVKYAYSRNVTLICAAGNESRPSLSYPAAYVETIAVGATRYDNTRARYSNYNYTRYYDPYRKAYVYHYLDVVAPGGDTSVDQNGDGYADGVLSTTWTPTYGNTYMFLQGTSMATPHVAALAAMLYAKGYTTPEAIRSRLIKTAYKIPGYTYNSSGWNKYVGYGLIDAYKALTY, encoded by the coding sequence ATGAAGAAGTTTGTTTTACTTACAGCAGTTTTCGCACTTTTGCTGGTAACATTCAGCTGTACCAACTCATTAGAGCCAAGATTTGAACCACGCGCACAAGGTGAGTTTGAGGTTTCAGAGAAACTTGGCGTATCCGGAACAGAAGAAGATTACGTTCCTGGAGAATATGTTGTCCAGTTCGAGCCAAGAGAAGATGCGGTTAAAGCATTATCAAGTGTTGGTGCAGAAGTAGTCAGAGCATATTCATTCAGCGATGTTCAAATCGTAACAGTAAGAACGGAAAAACCAGAACTTCTTAATTCTCTTCCAGGTGTCAAGTCAGTTGATAAGAACTACATTTACAGAGCACTCGCAACACCAAACGACACATACTACCGATACCAGTGGCACTACAACAATATCAAACTGCCACAGGCATGGGATATCATGAAATCTGCTAATATCGTTGTAGCAGTTATTGATACAGGAGTTAGCTTTACACATCCAGACCTGCAAGGCATATTCGTTCAAGGCTATGACTTTGTCGATGGAGATTACGATCCGACAGACCCGGCACAGGATGTGAGCCATGGAACACATTGTATAGGAACAATAGCCGCTGTTACAAACAACAGCCTTGGTGTTGCCGGAGTTAATTGGGGAGGATATGGAATAAAGATAATGCCTATCAGGGTTCTTGGCGCAGACGGTTCCGGAACACTCGATAATGTCGCAGCTGGTATCAGATGGGCAGTTGACAACGGTGCAAAAATAGTGAGTATGAGTCTTGGTGGTAGCGGTGCACAAGTTCTTATGGATGCCGTTAAATATGCTTACAGCAGAAATGTAACACTTATCTGCGCAGCAGGAAATGAGAGTAGACCTTCGCTATCCTATCCAGCAGCATATGTTGAAACGATCGCAGTAGGTGCAACAAGATACGACAACACACGCGCTCGGTATTCTAACTACAATTACACAAGATACTACGATCCTTACAGAAAAGCGTATGTATACCATTACCTTGACGTTGTTGCTCCTGGTGGAGATACAAGTGTTGACCAAAACGGTGATGGATACGCAGATGGTGTGCTCAGCACAACCTGGACACCGACATACGGAAATACATATATGTTCTTGCAAGGTACATCGATGGCAACACCACATGTTGCAGCGCTTGCAGCTATGCTTTACGCAAAAGGTTACACAACACCAGAGGCGATTAGAAGCAGACTTATCAAAACAGCTTATAAGATTCCTGGATACACATATAATTCGAGCGGATGGAACAAATACGTTGGCTACGGTTTAATTGATGCTTACAAGGCATTGACATACTAA
- a CDS encoding DUF3783 domain-containing protein: MQEKEQKVIILHGFNKAEILKAMKIIKENFQGEDIIFASTTPTSLTWKVEDLINELKQEHEEFKRMRQIKQQEGKKGE, encoded by the coding sequence ATGCAAGAAAAAGAACAAAAAGTTATTATTCTCCATGGATTTAACAAGGCAGAAATTCTTAAAGCAATGAAAATTATCAAGGAAAATTTCCAAGGGGAAGATATTATCTTTGCAAGCACTACTCCAACAAGCCTAACTTGGAAAGTGGAGGACTTAATCAATGAACTAAAGCAAGAACATGAAGAATTTAAAAGGATGCGACAGATAAAACAGCAGGAAGGAAAGAAAGGTGAATAA
- a CDS encoding SDH family Clp fold serine proteinase, producing the protein MVDIFTIIFQIFWMVLIFSSFAPLFKNFSIHSAREAIIRQIEQKRKSRVITLIHRQESFSFFGFGIRKFIDIEDSEEVLRAIKMTPDDMPIDFIIHTPGGLVLAAEQIANALRKHKGKVTVFVPHYAMSGGTLIALAADEIVMDENAVLGPVDPQLGQYPAASILSVVEKKNINDIDDQTLILADIAQKAMKQMKEYVTELLKEKYPDKAEKLAEDLVSGKWTHDYPITVEKARELGIKISTDMPKEIYALMSLYKNPNSGRPSVNYVPINYKED; encoded by the coding sequence ATGGTTGACATTTTCACGATTATCTTCCAAATTTTCTGGATGGTTTTGATTTTCTCGTCATTTGCACCACTTTTCAAAAACTTTTCCATTCACTCTGCACGGGAAGCTATTATACGGCAGATCGAACAAAAAAGAAAAAGCAGGGTTATAACGTTGATTCACAGACAAGAGTCGTTTAGCTTTTTCGGATTCGGGATAAGAAAGTTCATAGATATTGAAGATTCTGAAGAAGTACTCAGAGCTATTAAAATGACCCCAGATGATATGCCGATAGACTTCATTATTCACACGCCTGGTGGTCTGGTCTTGGCAGCAGAGCAGATAGCAAACGCTCTTAGAAAGCACAAAGGCAAAGTAACCGTTTTTGTACCGCACTATGCAATGTCAGGTGGCACACTGATTGCTCTTGCTGCTGATGAAATTGTAATGGACGAAAATGCTGTCTTGGGACCCGTTGACCCGCAACTTGGACAATATCCTGCGGCTTCAATTCTTTCGGTTGTAGAAAAAAAGAATATCAACGATATAGACGACCAGACACTGATTCTGGCAGATATCGCCCAAAAAGCAATGAAGCAGATGAAAGAATACGTGACAGAACTTCTAAAAGAAAAGTATCCAGACAAAGCTGAAAAACTTGCAGAAGACCTGGTTAGTGGAAAATGGACCCACGATTACCCTATCACCGTGGAAAAAGCGCGAGAGCTTGGTATCAAGATATCAACAGACATGCCAAAAGAAATCTACGCGTTGATGAGTCTTTACAAAAATCCGAACTCCGGCAGACCTTCTGTTAACTACGTTCCAATTAACTATAAAGAAGACTAA
- a CDS encoding C39 family peptidase, with protein MKGRKLVLSIFFITVVLVFFVLTGCTKSALETSDEHGEEVVSFDLTTKQDIDIKEVAENCLTEMELTSDKSVLASLPVPAIKRIEYTTLPLKVGEQENVRIFIEETTQTNTSRTYFVEVFAIRPALNNAEFKIAEGYITIPKDSIGGYVGFSVRFSTPGALYTRVKVYDRPGGTLLVQRIGMYEDYISSPTPQISSILYTSYPLRVNETEQLEVLLSETNYVKVNRPYFVEVYIDRSYGSWKVAEGNVTLGSGQTSQRVTFNIVFNQPGSIYTRIRVYDRKGGILLAERTGKNADNVENQSIIPNVPYYNQYSNYAYPGSTCNLTSVAMMLDYFGITKPGVNTGGWSRTPDYLISRFGGPVYDAAGLDYVFNTIAREKGSSVRMYTKLGTAADLRAELQRGPVIIQGWYTRSGHVMVVLAFDGTNYICNDPAGVWNQVKYGGYLGGSGKFVKYSKDNFEWASTDDGDGLILYHYFR; from the coding sequence ATGAAAGGTCGAAAACTTGTGCTCTCGATTTTTTTCATAACGGTTGTTTTGGTGTTTTTCGTTCTTACCGGTTGTACGAAGAGTGCGTTAGAAACTTCAGATGAACATGGAGAAGAAGTTGTAAGTTTTGACCTAACTACAAAACAAGATATAGATATTAAAGAGGTCGCAGAAAACTGTTTAACCGAAATGGAATTAACTTCGGATAAGTCAGTTTTGGCTTCTTTACCAGTTCCTGCTATTAAAAGGATAGAATACACCACTTTACCATTAAAAGTAGGCGAACAGGAAAATGTAAGAATATTCATTGAAGAAACCACACAAACAAATACTTCACGAACTTACTTTGTAGAGGTTTTTGCTATTCGTCCCGCTTTAAATAACGCTGAATTCAAAATAGCGGAAGGGTATATAACAATTCCAAAAGATTCCATAGGTGGCTATGTTGGTTTCTCGGTTAGGTTTAGCACTCCAGGTGCTTTGTACACAAGGGTAAAGGTGTATGATAGACCTGGTGGAACTTTGCTTGTCCAAAGAATTGGAATGTATGAAGATTATATTTCCTCTCCAACACCTCAAATAAGCTCAATTTTGTACACAAGTTATCCGTTGAGAGTCAATGAAACGGAACAGTTAGAGGTATTACTTAGCGAAACCAACTACGTGAAGGTAAATAGACCATATTTTGTGGAAGTGTACATAGATAGAAGCTATGGTTCATGGAAAGTAGCCGAGGGTAATGTAACACTTGGAAGTGGTCAGACATCGCAAAGGGTAACTTTCAACATAGTTTTCAATCAACCAGGTTCTATCTACACAAGGATAAGGGTCTACGACAGAAAAGGAGGTATATTATTAGCAGAAAGAACAGGAAAGAATGCTGACAATGTCGAAAATCAAAGCATAATCCCGAACGTTCCGTATTATAATCAGTACAGTAATTATGCCTATCCTGGTAGTACGTGTAATTTAACCTCTGTAGCAATGATGTTGGATTATTTTGGAATCACAAAGCCAGGGGTGAATACAGGTGGCTGGTCAAGGACCCCAGATTATCTTATTAGCAGGTTCGGAGGACCAGTTTACGATGCTGCAGGGTTAGATTATGTATTTAACACAATTGCCAGAGAAAAAGGTTCTAGTGTTAGGATGTATACAAAGCTTGGTACTGCTGCAGATTTGAGAGCGGAGTTACAAAGAGGTCCTGTAATTATTCAAGGTTGGTATACACGCTCGGGTCATGTGATGGTAGTTTTAGCCTTTGATGGTACAAATTACATTTGTAACGACCCTGCCGGTGTTTGGAACCAAGTTAAATATGGTGGATACCTTGGTGGAAGTGGAAAATTTGTAAAATATTCCAAGGATAATTTTGAGTGGGCATCTACTGATGATGGAGATGGTTTGATTTTGTACCATTATTTCAGATAA
- the rplA gene encoding 50S ribosomal protein L1, whose amino-acid sequence MPKHSKRYNEVRKLVDREKSYPLDEAVELVKKTATAKFDETVELHVKTNIDYRKSEQNIRSTISLPHGTGKTVRVLVFAKGDKAEEAKQAGADYVGAEELADKIANEGFFDFDVAIATPDMMKVIGKLGKVLGPRGLMPNPKTGTVTDDVASAVSEFKKGKVEVRTDKTGNIHIPVGKASFDSEKLKENIKSAYEQILALRPAGVKGNFIKKAVIASTMGPGIKLDLNTLAEGRK is encoded by the coding sequence ATGCCTAAACACTCCAAGAGGTACAATGAAGTAAGAAAACTCGTAGATAGAGAAAAATCTTATCCACTTGACGAAGCAGTAGAGCTTGTAAAAAAGACAGCGACGGCAAAGTTCGATGAAACGGTGGAACTTCACGTAAAGACGAACATTGACTACAGAAAAAGTGAGCAGAATATAAGAAGTACAATTAGCCTTCCACACGGAACAGGTAAGACTGTAAGAGTTTTGGTTTTTGCAAAGGGAGACAAGGCAGAGGAAGCAAAACAAGCAGGTGCAGATTACGTTGGAGCAGAAGAACTTGCTGACAAAATTGCTAACGAAGGATTCTTTGATTTCGATGTTGCAATCGCAACTCCAGATATGATGAAGGTTATTGGTAAGCTCGGTAAGGTCCTTGGTCCAAGAGGATTAATGCCGAATCCAAAAACAGGAACAGTTACAGATGATGTTGCATCTGCGGTCTCTGAGTTCAAAAAGGGTAAAGTCGAGGTTAGAACAGATAAGACAGGAAATATACACATACCAGTTGGAAAAGCTTCATTTGACTCAGAAAAACTCAAAGAAAACATAAAATCTGCTTACGAACAGATTCTTGCTCTCAGACCGGCAGGTGTGAAGGGTAACTTTATAAAGAAAGCAGTTATTGCTTCCACAATGGGACCTGGAATAAAACTTGATCTCAACACTCTTGCAGAGGGTAGGAAATAA
- the rplK gene encoding 50S ribosomal protein L11 has product MAKKVVAQVRLVLEAGKATPAPPVGPALGQRGVNLMEFCKKFNAVTADKAGLLIPVIVTVYDDRSFTFVTKTPPASFLLKRAAKINSGSPEPKRKIVGKVTRQQIREIAELKMPDLNANDIEAAMRIIEGTARSMGLEVVD; this is encoded by the coding sequence ATGGCAAAGAAAGTAGTAGCACAGGTTAGGCTTGTGCTCGAAGCCGGAAAAGCAACGCCAGCTCCTCCAGTAGGTCCTGCATTGGGTCAAAGAGGAGTTAACTTGATGGAATTCTGTAAGAAGTTCAACGCAGTCACGGCTGATAAGGCTGGATTGCTAATACCAGTCATCGTTACTGTTTACGATGACAGGTCATTTACGTTCGTCACGAAGACTCCTCCTGCCAGCTTCTTACTGAAGAGGGCAGCGAAAATCAACTCAGGTTCGCCGGAACCGAAGAGGAAGATTGTTGGAAAAGTGACAAGGCAACAAATCAGAGAAATTGCTGAACTCAAGATGCCAGACCTCAATGCAAACGACATTGAAGCTGCGATGAGAATAATCGAAGGAACAGCTCGCAGCATGGGTCTGGAAGTTGTAGACTGA